A stretch of Aedes aegypti strain LVP_AGWG chromosome 2, AaegL5.0 Primary Assembly, whole genome shotgun sequence DNA encodes these proteins:
- the LOC5564483 gene encoding metallophosphoesterase 1 isoform X3 — protein MVATGMSDRCLKILLVADPQILGNTFDKKLYWPLANLDSDWHLSKTYRKALQHTTPDVICFLGDLMDEGSVASAVQYDEYYARFANIFPQPKASTLMIYIPGDNDIGGEGRDQITEENVRRFRQYFDEQPTWELTTHKAKFFNVNRFTGFMPPTDDISWDSESYSIMLSHMSLLKNANSFSERAIDVFRPQIIFSAHDHVSKMAVVHKSDLFRASDHILLNTDRNKRNEISSFNLVNLRYRQELLEIMVPTCSYRMGVMKIGYGYAVLDGDELKYTVLWTSQRFYQLAIYSLMIIPLKLLCGQIWCVIFKRYWCCCRSRNRNYLPLPIG, from the exons ATGGTCGCAACTGGAATGTCAGACAG ATGTCTCAAAATTTTACTTGTGGCGGATCCCCAAATATTGGGCAACACTTTCGATAAGAAACTTTATTGGCCCTTGGCGAATTTGGATTCTGACTG GCATCTCTCAAAAACGTATCGGAAAGCCTTGCAGCACACGACACCGGACGTAATCTGCTTCCTGGGTGACTTGATGGACGAAGGAAGTGTGGCCAGTGCTGTCCAGTACGACGAATACTACGCTAGATTTGCGAACATTTTCCCGCAACCGAAGGCGAGCACATTGATG ATCTACATTCCAGGTGATAACGACATCGGAGGTGAGGGCCGGGATCAGATCACGGAGGAAAATGTACGACGGTTTCGGCAGTATTTCGATGAACAGCCGACGTGGGAGTTGACAACGCACAAGGCGAAATTCTTCAACGTAAACCGCTTCACCGGATTCATGCCACCAACGGATGATATCAGTTGGGACTCGGAATCGTATTCGATAATGCTAAGCCATATGAGCTTACTTAAGAATGCCAATTCCTTCTCAGAAAGG GCGATCGATGTATTTCGCCCACAAATCATATTCTCAGCGCACGATCACGTATCTAAAATGGCAGTGGTTCACAAGAGTGATCTTTTCCGGGCAAGCGATCATATTCTCCTGAACACAGATCGCAATAAGCGAAATGAAATCTCGTCATTCAATCTCGTTAATCTACGATATAGACAAGAGCTGCTGGAGATAATGGTGCCGACCTGTTCGTATCGGATGGGTGTCATGAAGATCGGCTACGGCTATGCGGTGTTAGACGGTGACGAGCTGAAATACACGGTTCTATGGACTTCGCAACGGTTCTACCAGCTGGCGATTTATTCGCTGATGATCATCCCACTGAAGCTACTTTGCGGACAAATTTGGTGCGTCATCTTTAAACGATACTGGTGCTGCTGTAGGTCCAGGAATCGCAATTATCTTCCGTTGCCGATTGGTTAA
- the LOC5564483 gene encoding uncharacterized protein LOC5564483 isoform X2 gives MFDKCRMRNFGKLHIFWKIYLSTLCLLVIYNEYLIHIFHSLQWSQLECQTDRCLKILLVADPQILGNTFDKKLYWPLANLDSDWHLSKTYRKALQHTTPDVICFLGDLMDEGSVASAVQYDEYYARFANIFPQPKASTLMIYIPGDNDIGGEGRDQITEENVRRFRQYFDEQPTWELTTHKAKFFNVNRFTGFMPPTDDISWDSESYSIMLSHMSLLKNANSFSERAIDVFRPQIIFSAHDHVSKMAVVHKSDRNKRNEISSFNLVNLRYRQELLEIMVPTCSYRMGVMKIGYGYAVLDGDELKYTVLWTSQRFYQLAIYSLMIIPLKLLCGQIWCVIFKRYWCCCRSRNRNYLPLPIG, from the exons ATGTTCGACAAGTGTCGGATGCGAAACTTTGGAAA GCTACATATCTTCTGGAAGATCTACCTGTCTACGTTGTGTCTGCTGGTAATCTACAATGAGTACCTCATCCACATATTTCACAGTCTGCAATGGTCGCAACTGGAATGTCAGACAG ACAGATGTCTCAAAATTTTACTTGTGGCGGATCCCCAAATATTGGGCAACACTTTCGATAAGAAACTTTATTGGCCCTTGGCGAATTTGGATTCTGACTG GCATCTCTCAAAAACGTATCGGAAAGCCTTGCAGCACACGACACCGGACGTAATCTGCTTCCTGGGTGACTTGATGGACGAAGGAAGTGTGGCCAGTGCTGTCCAGTACGACGAATACTACGCTAGATTTGCGAACATTTTCCCGCAACCGAAGGCGAGCACATTGATG ATCTACATTCCAGGTGATAACGACATCGGAGGTGAGGGCCGGGATCAGATCACGGAGGAAAATGTACGACGGTTTCGGCAGTATTTCGATGAACAGCCGACGTGGGAGTTGACAACGCACAAGGCGAAATTCTTCAACGTAAACCGCTTCACCGGATTCATGCCACCAACGGATGATATCAGTTGGGACTCGGAATCGTATTCGATAATGCTAAGCCATATGAGCTTACTTAAGAATGCCAATTCCTTCTCAGAAAGG GCGATCGATGTATTTCGCCCACAAATCATATTCTCAGCGCACGATCACGTATCTAAAATGGCAGTGGTTCACAAGAGTG ATCGCAATAAGCGAAATGAAATCTCGTCATTCAATCTCGTTAATCTACGATATAGACAAGAGCTGCTGGAGATAATGGTGCCGACCTGTTCGTATCGGATGGGTGTCATGAAGATCGGCTACGGCTATGCGGTGTTAGACGGTGACGAGCTGAAATACACGGTTCTATGGACTTCGCAACGGTTCTACCAGCTGGCGATTTATTCGCTGATGATCATCCCACTGAAGCTACTTTGCGGACAAATTTGGTGCGTCATCTTTAAACGATACTGGTGCTGCTGTAGGTCCAGGAATCGCAATTATCTTCCGTTGCCGATTGGTTAA
- the LOC5564483 gene encoding metallophosphoesterase 1 isoform X1 yields MFDKCRMRNFGKLHIFWKIYLSTLCLLVIYNEYLIHIFHSLQWSQLECQTDRCLKILLVADPQILGNTFDKKLYWPLANLDSDWHLSKTYRKALQHTTPDVICFLGDLMDEGSVASAVQYDEYYARFANIFPQPKASTLMIYIPGDNDIGGEGRDQITEENVRRFRQYFDEQPTWELTTHKAKFFNVNRFTGFMPPTDDISWDSESYSIMLSHMSLLKNANSFSERAIDVFRPQIIFSAHDHVSKMAVVHKSDLFRASDHILLNTDRNKRNEISSFNLVNLRYRQELLEIMVPTCSYRMGVMKIGYGYAVLDGDELKYTVLWTSQRFYQLAIYSLMIIPLKLLCGQIWCVIFKRYWCCCRSRNRNYLPLPIG; encoded by the exons ATGTTCGACAAGTGTCGGATGCGAAACTTTGGAAA GCTACATATCTTCTGGAAGATCTACCTGTCTACGTTGTGTCTGCTGGTAATCTACAATGAGTACCTCATCCACATATTTCACAGTCTGCAATGGTCGCAACTGGAATGTCAGACAG ACAGATGTCTCAAAATTTTACTTGTGGCGGATCCCCAAATATTGGGCAACACTTTCGATAAGAAACTTTATTGGCCCTTGGCGAATTTGGATTCTGACTG GCATCTCTCAAAAACGTATCGGAAAGCCTTGCAGCACACGACACCGGACGTAATCTGCTTCCTGGGTGACTTGATGGACGAAGGAAGTGTGGCCAGTGCTGTCCAGTACGACGAATACTACGCTAGATTTGCGAACATTTTCCCGCAACCGAAGGCGAGCACATTGATG ATCTACATTCCAGGTGATAACGACATCGGAGGTGAGGGCCGGGATCAGATCACGGAGGAAAATGTACGACGGTTTCGGCAGTATTTCGATGAACAGCCGACGTGGGAGTTGACAACGCACAAGGCGAAATTCTTCAACGTAAACCGCTTCACCGGATTCATGCCACCAACGGATGATATCAGTTGGGACTCGGAATCGTATTCGATAATGCTAAGCCATATGAGCTTACTTAAGAATGCCAATTCCTTCTCAGAAAGG GCGATCGATGTATTTCGCCCACAAATCATATTCTCAGCGCACGATCACGTATCTAAAATGGCAGTGGTTCACAAGAGTGATCTTTTCCGGGCAAGCGATCATATTCTCCTGAACACAGATCGCAATAAGCGAAATGAAATCTCGTCATTCAATCTCGTTAATCTACGATATAGACAAGAGCTGCTGGAGATAATGGTGCCGACCTGTTCGTATCGGATGGGTGTCATGAAGATCGGCTACGGCTATGCGGTGTTAGACGGTGACGAGCTGAAATACACGGTTCTATGGACTTCGCAACGGTTCTACCAGCTGGCGATTTATTCGCTGATGATCATCCCACTGAAGCTACTTTGCGGACAAATTTGGTGCGTCATCTTTAAACGATACTGGTGCTGCTGTAGGTCCAGGAATCGCAATTATCTTCCGTTGCCGATTGGTTAA